The Vibrio pomeroyi genome window below encodes:
- a CDS encoding MATE family efflux transporter yields the protein MSNQTAKFVEGSTMRHILVMSGAGSVGLMALFVVDLLDMLFISMLGQVELAAAVGFAGTLTFFSTSVSIGTSIAMGALVSKAIGSKDRDHARNLSTSIMLTAFVISSTVTAIMYAYIPELLAAIGAKGLAAERAQAYLQILLPSGPFLALAMAAGAGLRAAGDAKRSMWATLSGGIVNAILDPLFIFGFGWNIEGAAIASVVARFSVLFFSLYPLIRSHELVAPPSMVQWRINIRPILAIAIPAIITNTATPIGNAIVTTGIAQYGEDFVAGFAVIGRLTPVCFAVIFALSGAVGPIIGQNFGAERMDRVKETLNNSLLVTTVYIIAVCILLYFMQGYVIQGFSLQGDAAVIVAAFCTYVALTFTFNGALFVANTSFNNLGKPLYSTALNLGKATLGTLPFVYLGSQWYGALGVLYGQALGNILFGLLGILVLRYHISELMEGSQVDPVEDDVSIVSLNTQPFCSHDAVLIDDVSANREECAELKPQ from the coding sequence ATGTCAAACCAAACTGCAAAGTTTGTAGAAGGTTCAACGATGCGCCACATCTTGGTGATGTCGGGTGCTGGCTCTGTTGGCTTGATGGCACTGTTTGTGGTCGATTTACTCGATATGCTGTTTATCAGTATGTTGGGACAAGTCGAATTGGCCGCCGCAGTTGGTTTTGCAGGTACTCTCACTTTCTTCTCTACCTCCGTTTCTATCGGTACCTCTATTGCAATGGGCGCGTTGGTTTCGAAGGCGATTGGCTCTAAAGACAGAGACCACGCAAGAAATCTCAGCACCAGTATCATGTTAACCGCGTTTGTGATCAGTTCGACGGTCACTGCGATTATGTATGCTTACATCCCTGAACTGCTCGCGGCGATTGGTGCGAAAGGTTTGGCGGCAGAACGTGCACAAGCGTACTTACAGATTTTGCTCCCTAGTGGACCATTCCTAGCCTTAGCTATGGCTGCGGGTGCCGGCTTAAGAGCGGCAGGTGATGCGAAGCGTTCAATGTGGGCAACCTTGTCTGGCGGCATTGTGAATGCGATCTTGGACCCTCTTTTTATCTTTGGTTTTGGTTGGAACATCGAAGGGGCGGCCATCGCTTCTGTCGTTGCACGCTTTTCGGTTCTCTTCTTCTCGCTTTATCCTTTGATTCGCAGTCATGAGCTGGTGGCTCCGCCTTCGATGGTGCAGTGGCGCATCAATATTCGTCCAATTCTGGCCATCGCTATTCCCGCAATTATCACCAATACTGCAACTCCGATTGGTAATGCGATTGTGACGACGGGTATTGCGCAATACGGTGAAGACTTCGTCGCAGGCTTTGCCGTAATTGGCCGTTTAACGCCCGTGTGTTTTGCTGTGATTTTTGCCTTGTCTGGCGCAGTCGGGCCAATCATTGGTCAGAATTTCGGTGCTGAGCGCATGGACAGAGTCAAAGAGACGCTGAATAACTCGCTGTTAGTGACCACGGTGTACATCATCGCTGTGTGTATTCTTTTGTACTTCATGCAAGGCTATGTGATTCAAGGCTTCAGCCTGCAAGGTGATGCGGCCGTTATTGTTGCTGCGTTTTGTACTTATGTAGCGCTGACCTTCACTTTTAACGGTGCACTGTTTGTCGCGAACACTTCATTCAATAATCTAGGTAAGCCTCTTTACTCAACGGCGTTGAACTTAGGTAAGGCGACACTGGGCACTCTGCCATTCGTTTACTTGGGTTCACAATGGTATGGCGCGTTAGGCGTGTTGTACGGACAAGCGCTGGGTAATATCTTGTTCGGTTTGTTGGGTATCTTGGTGCTTCGTTACCATATATCAGAGTTGATGGAAGGATCTCAGGTCGACCCTGTCGAAGATGATGTGTCTATTGTGAGTTTGAATACACAGCCTTTCTGTTCACACGATGCCGTTCTGATTGATGATGTATCCGCAAATAGAGAAGAGTGTGCCGAGCTTAAGCCTCAATAA
- a CDS encoding TetR/AcrR family transcriptional regulator: protein MTVKKTLSQKKRESIVAAAIAEFTERGYKATSMDKISSRAEVSKRTVYNHFASKELLLDEILDSIWSKTLAATHFPYQAEQPLAEQLASIANQELELLESEGFIDLSRVLFSEYFHNAELAHQAMEKYSQAESGLTIWIKAALADGRLVELDPLFASTQFIALLKSFAFWPQIIGHAPSPDAQHKQVIINSSVEMFLKQYQA, encoded by the coding sequence ATGACTGTCAAAAAAACACTGAGCCAGAAGAAACGTGAATCTATCGTTGCTGCCGCTATCGCAGAGTTTACCGAGCGTGGTTATAAGGCCACCAGCATGGATAAAATCTCTAGCCGAGCAGAAGTGTCGAAGCGCACGGTGTATAACCACTTCGCCAGCAAAGAGTTACTACTGGATGAGATATTAGACAGTATTTGGAGCAAAACACTCGCGGCGACTCATTTCCCATACCAAGCCGAACAACCATTGGCCGAACAGCTTGCGTCTATTGCTAATCAAGAGCTTGAGCTTTTAGAGTCCGAAGGCTTCATCGACTTATCTCGCGTGCTGTTCTCTGAGTATTTCCATAACGCTGAACTTGCTCATCAAGCAATGGAGAAATACTCCCAAGCCGAGAGTGGCCTAACGATTTGGATCAAAGCCGCCTTGGCTGATGGTCGTTTAGTCGAGCTCGACCCACTGTTTGCCTCAACTCAATTCATCGCCTTGCTTAAGTCGTTCGCCTTTTGGCCGCAGATCATCGGCCACGCTCCGTCACCGGACGCACAGCATAAGCAAGTGATCATAAACTCAAGTGTCGAGATGTTCCTTAAACAGTATCAAGCGTAA
- a CDS encoding CBS domain-containing protein, with product MHSIKVKDYMTQQVVTFTPDMPLSLALDKVMRSHHMGGPVIDDNEQVIGFLSEQDLLEKLVKVSYFCQDTHIVGDCMYQEVLSVSPDLSIIELADMMQVGKPKAYPVIDNRKLVGIITRTDVLRAIGKNLDECFKHPV from the coding sequence ATGCATTCAATTAAAGTGAAAGATTACATGACGCAGCAGGTTGTGACATTCACTCCTGATATGCCGTTAAGTCTAGCGCTAGACAAAGTGATGCGCAGTCATCACATGGGCGGCCCAGTTATTGATGATAATGAGCAAGTAATTGGTTTCCTTTCAGAGCAAGATTTATTAGAAAAACTGGTTAAGGTCAGTTACTTCTGTCAAGACACACACATTGTTGGTGATTGCATGTACCAAGAGGTGTTATCGGTATCGCCAGATCTATCCATTATTGAATTGGCAGACATGATGCAAGTAGGTAAACCAAAAGCTTACCCTGTGATCGACAACAGAAAGTTGGTTGGAATTATCACCAGAACAGATGTTTTGAGAGCAATTGGCAAGAACTTAGATGAATGCTTCAAACATCCTGTATAG
- a CDS encoding methyl-accepting chemotaxis protein, which yields MKGSVIKRMYAGFALIIIMFAVTITIMMNSMNQIHSNFESVSETSLPLVALSNQTSVQLLSADKSFKDFLTTQNAERMSAMRTEFAASQNSFSEVLSNLEAASQNDSTLIERIAQLRAMEERYFTEADEAMNNYVAMFEAQEQVQKASRDFQRLHSELTVGMKEYVADQKSISVKVMAKSYFIKLQDAEVITSDALASSDVAFVQKAVNQNKKAVTHLNYAYRGLATQLPALKNVFDESVQKFTKDVGQKGGVLDKHNNYLQAKQALYVNIANLAVEVDQAMAVLDSFNVTAEEQLNASLADASSIYDKGLFNAIAIGIVVTVFAAAIGYHIAHSVREPLTRILGTLEGLTEGDMTQRIDIRYDNEFSRVSRHINTLADNLHNILVKLNDASDDLTKTASVNQKTSSETQAQLNSQREQTATVATAMTEMSHSVQEVANSAQNSLTMVQQVESASESGRQIMNTNISTINQLEVRLNESVGAVGELQQMSSQIGSILDVIRGIAEQTNLLALNAAIEAARAGEQGRGFAVVADEVRVLAQKTTQSTSEIETMISNLQSSSKTASNVIESCMSDMDMSVQQASSANSAMEEIQALILEISHMSTHISQAAAEQSETSSDIARNIEDINHIADKSYQAMSSIAEASQNLTILANQQGDLVHQFKL from the coding sequence ATGAAGGGATCTGTGATCAAGCGTATGTACGCTGGCTTCGCACTGATCATCATCATGTTCGCAGTCACGATAACCATCATGATGAACAGCATGAATCAGATACACAGCAATTTTGAGAGTGTCTCAGAAACCTCATTACCGCTTGTTGCGCTTTCAAATCAAACAAGTGTTCAATTGCTCTCTGCTGACAAGTCATTCAAAGACTTCTTAACCACACAAAACGCTGAACGCATGTCTGCAATGCGCACAGAGTTTGCTGCATCACAAAACTCTTTTTCTGAAGTTCTAAGCAATCTAGAAGCGGCAAGCCAGAACGACTCAACACTCATCGAACGCATCGCACAATTACGAGCGATGGAAGAACGCTACTTTACAGAAGCAGACGAAGCGATGAACAACTACGTCGCGATGTTTGAAGCACAAGAACAAGTACAAAAAGCATCACGTGACTTCCAACGCCTGCATTCAGAATTAACGGTTGGCATGAAAGAGTACGTTGCTGACCAAAAAAGTATCTCTGTCAAAGTGATGGCCAAGAGCTACTTCATCAAACTGCAAGACGCTGAGGTAATCACTTCAGATGCGCTAGCAAGCTCGGATGTTGCCTTCGTACAGAAAGCCGTAAACCAAAACAAGAAAGCAGTGACTCACCTAAACTACGCCTACCGTGGCTTGGCGACACAGCTTCCTGCACTTAAAAATGTCTTCGATGAATCGGTTCAAAAATTTACTAAAGACGTCGGCCAAAAAGGCGGCGTGTTAGACAAACACAACAACTATCTACAAGCGAAACAAGCGCTGTACGTCAACATCGCAAACCTAGCGGTTGAAGTTGACCAAGCAATGGCGGTATTGGATTCATTCAACGTGACTGCCGAAGAGCAACTTAACGCTTCACTGGCAGACGCGAGCAGCATCTACGACAAAGGCCTATTCAACGCAATTGCGATTGGTATTGTTGTCACGGTATTCGCTGCTGCAATCGGCTACCACATTGCACACAGTGTAAGAGAGCCACTAACTCGTATTCTAGGGACATTAGAAGGCCTAACTGAAGGTGACATGACTCAGCGTATCGACATTCGTTACGACAACGAATTCAGCCGCGTGAGCCGTCACATCAACACCTTGGCCGATAACCTACACAATATCCTTGTGAAGTTGAATGACGCTTCAGATGACTTAACTAAGACCGCAAGCGTAAACCAGAAGACCTCTTCTGAAACGCAGGCTCAACTGAATAGCCAACGTGAACAAACCGCGACCGTTGCAACAGCGATGACAGAGATGTCTCATTCTGTGCAAGAAGTGGCGAACAGTGCGCAAAACTCATTAACCATGGTTCAACAAGTAGAATCAGCGTCTGAATCTGGTCGTCAGATCATGAACACCAACATAAGCACCATTAACCAACTAGAGGTTCGCTTAAACGAATCGGTAGGTGCGGTGGGTGAACTGCAACAGATGAGTAGCCAAATTGGTTCAATCCTAGATGTGATTCGTGGCATCGCGGAGCAAACCAACCTACTCGCACTCAACGCAGCCATCGAAGCAGCGCGTGCGGGTGAGCAAGGTCGTGGCTTTGCGGTCGTTGCCGATGAAGTTCGAGTGCTTGCTCAGAAAACGACGCAATCGACGTCTGAAATCGAGACCATGATCAGCAACTTACAATCAAGTTCGAAGACTGCAAGCAATGTGATTGAAAGCTGTATGAGCGATATGGACATGTCGGTTCAACAAGCATCAAGTGCAAACAGTGCAATGGAAGAAATCCAAGCATTGATTCTAGAGATTAGCCACATGAGTACACATATATCTCAAGCAGCCGCTGAGCAGAGTGAAACGTCTAGCGATATTGCACGCAACATCGAAGACATCAACCACATCGCAGATAAGAGTTACCAAGCGATGTCATCGATTGCAGAAGCGAGCCAAAACCTAACGATTCTGGCAAATCAGCAGGGTGATTTGGTACATCAATTCAAACTATAG
- a CDS encoding zinc/cadmium/mercury/lead-transporting ATPase produces MCAKHAACRSAKVDVQPQAVGAGCSSPKISSITAAGTSSGCCSSSAAASSSSGDDCCGSDSGEEDSQPSTLSLDAQFSKSWLVAGMDCPACARKIENAISNIDGVIQAKVLFATEKLVVKFDNESLADTIEQVSIKTGFPLTEVGSKKEKQQPETFWQAHIQPNLQIIAIAAAMLFAALLKSTYPQLSEGLFTVTCLLGLYPVAKKAVQLARSGTPFAIETLMSVAALGALYLGETAEAAMVLLLFLIGERLEAFASSRARSGVQALMALVPENATKIINGERVEVAVSELVPGDVIEVAAGSRLPADGKLMTDAASFDESALTGESVPVEHIEGNSIMAGAVVVDKVVRITITSKQGENAIDRILHLIEEAESRKAPLERFLDKFSRWYTPLMMLVALLVIITPPLLFAQPWETWVYRGLALLLIACPCALVISTPAAITSGLAAAAKRGALIKGGAALEQLGKIQTIAFDKTGTLTEGKPQVTDIQTLSGWQQDAMLRVVGAIEVGSTHPLAQSLVAKVNELNIDIPESHNKKALIGSGVEGDVDGVKYQVLAPSKVSFELDTDVVSQVEALEGEGKTVVIALELKHQEESADQVTPIGLIAWQDTLRSDAKVAIERLNDLGIQSIMLTGDNPRSAAAISSKIGMQYKASLLPSDKVSYVEELSQQSHVAMVGDGINDAPAMKTANVGIAMGGGTDVALETADSALTHNRLTELPAMIELSQATMNNIRQNVALALGLKGVFLVTSLFGITGLWVAVLADSGATALVTLNALRLLRFKSKAD; encoded by the coding sequence ATGTGCGCAAAACATGCAGCGTGCCGCTCAGCAAAAGTGGACGTTCAACCTCAAGCGGTGGGAGCTGGTTGCTCTAGCCCTAAAATTTCAAGCATCACTGCAGCTGGCACTTCGTCAGGATGTTGCAGCTCTTCTGCCGCGGCGTCATCGTCGTCTGGAGATGATTGCTGTGGATCAGACAGTGGAGAAGAAGACAGTCAGCCCTCAACCTTATCTCTCGATGCCCAATTTTCCAAAAGTTGGTTGGTTGCCGGAATGGACTGCCCAGCTTGTGCAAGAAAAATAGAAAACGCGATCAGTAACATTGACGGTGTGATTCAAGCGAAGGTTCTCTTTGCTACCGAAAAACTGGTTGTGAAATTCGATAATGAAAGTCTTGCCGACACCATTGAACAAGTCTCTATCAAAACTGGCTTCCCATTAACGGAAGTGGGTTCTAAGAAAGAAAAACAACAACCAGAGACCTTTTGGCAAGCTCATATTCAACCTAATTTACAGATCATAGCGATTGCAGCTGCAATGCTGTTCGCTGCGCTTCTGAAAAGTACTTATCCTCAATTAAGTGAAGGCTTATTCACTGTTACCTGTTTACTTGGTTTATACCCAGTAGCTAAGAAAGCCGTGCAATTGGCTCGTTCGGGTACGCCTTTTGCCATCGAAACCTTAATGAGTGTCGCTGCGCTCGGTGCTTTGTATCTTGGTGAAACTGCGGAAGCGGCGATGGTGTTGCTGTTGTTCTTGATTGGTGAGCGCCTAGAAGCGTTTGCGTCATCAAGAGCAAGAAGTGGCGTTCAAGCTTTAATGGCATTAGTGCCAGAGAACGCGACCAAGATTATCAACGGTGAGCGTGTTGAAGTAGCGGTAAGCGAACTTGTTCCTGGTGATGTGATTGAAGTCGCTGCAGGTTCTCGCTTGCCAGCTGATGGCAAGCTGATGACTGATGCCGCGAGCTTTGATGAAAGCGCGTTAACGGGTGAATCTGTTCCTGTTGAACATATCGAAGGTAACAGCATCATGGCAGGCGCCGTAGTCGTCGATAAAGTTGTGCGTATCACTATCACTTCAAAACAGGGCGAGAACGCAATTGACCGTATTCTTCATCTGATTGAAGAGGCGGAATCTCGTAAAGCACCACTGGAACGCTTCCTTGATAAGTTCAGCCGTTGGTACACACCGTTAATGATGTTGGTTGCTTTGTTGGTGATCATCACGCCGCCACTGTTGTTTGCTCAACCTTGGGAAACATGGGTATACCGCGGCCTAGCGTTATTGTTGATTGCTTGTCCGTGTGCCTTGGTTATCTCGACTCCAGCAGCGATTACTTCAGGCTTGGCTGCAGCAGCGAAACGTGGCGCACTAATTAAAGGCGGTGCAGCACTAGAGCAGCTTGGTAAGATTCAAACCATCGCTTTTGATAAAACGGGTACATTGACTGAGGGTAAACCTCAGGTAACCGATATTCAGACACTATCGGGTTGGCAACAAGACGCGATGCTTCGTGTGGTTGGTGCTATCGAAGTGGGCTCTACTCATCCATTGGCGCAGTCGCTGGTGGCGAAAGTAAACGAGCTGAATATTGATATCCCAGAATCGCACAACAAGAAGGCGCTGATTGGCAGTGGTGTGGAAGGCGATGTCGATGGTGTTAAATACCAAGTTCTAGCACCTTCTAAAGTAAGTTTCGAACTTGATACTGATGTTGTGTCTCAGGTGGAAGCTCTAGAAGGCGAGGGTAAAACGGTTGTTATTGCCTTAGAGCTTAAGCATCAAGAAGAATCAGCAGATCAAGTGACACCTATTGGTTTGATTGCGTGGCAAGATACGTTACGCAGTGACGCTAAGGTTGCGATTGAACGACTTAACGACTTGGGTATTCAATCTATCATGTTGACGGGTGACAACCCACGCAGTGCGGCTGCGATCAGTAGTAAGATTGGCATGCAGTACAAAGCGAGCCTACTTCCAAGCGACAAAGTATCTTATGTTGAAGAGCTGTCTCAACAATCGCACGTTGCGATGGTCGGAGATGGCATCAATGATGCGCCAGCGATGAAAACCGCCAACGTGGGTATCGCGATGGGCGGGGGGACTGATGTCGCCTTGGAAACGGCGGATTCAGCACTGACTCATAACCGCTTAACGGAACTGCCAGCGATGATTGAGCTATCGCAAGCAACCATGAACAATATTCGTCAAAACGTGGCTCTCGCGCTCGGTTTGAAAGGTGTGTTTTTGGTGACGAGCTTGTTCGGTATTACCGGTCTGTGGGTTGCGGTGTTAGCCGATAGTGGTGCAACTGCATTGGTGACATTGAACGCATTGCGCCTGCTGCGATTCAAATCTAAAGCCGATTAA
- a CDS encoding cytochrome c: MKKLTIALLIAVPVMAIAATEAVNNRQQAFSSIEKLNKQVSSELGNRNTDWKKVGELSESLVEHGIVLDSSFAESDMGGKAKETVWSKPEKFNQLMLQMNQGFTELQQASIEQDLRKAERGLDAANNTCRACHRTYRSRW, encoded by the coding sequence ATGAAAAAACTGACTATCGCTTTGCTTATCGCCGTGCCTGTAATGGCGATTGCTGCAACTGAAGCTGTGAATAATCGCCAACAGGCTTTCAGCTCCATTGAAAAACTCAATAAACAAGTGTCTTCAGAATTAGGAAACCGAAATACAGATTGGAAAAAGGTTGGGGAGTTGAGTGAGAGTTTGGTTGAGCATGGAATTGTACTGGACAGTAGTTTTGCTGAGAGTGATATGGGCGGTAAGGCAAAAGAAACGGTGTGGAGTAAGCCAGAGAAATTTAACCAACTGATGTTACAGATGAACCAAGGTTTTACGGAGTTACAGCAAGCGAGTATTGAGCAGGACCTCAGAAAGGCTGAACGTGGTTTAGACGCGGCCAACAACACATGCCGAGCGTGTCATCGTACTTATCGTTCGCGTTGGTAA
- a CDS encoding glycosyl transferase family protein — protein sequence MSSILECIRTVGRGERGRKPLSFEQAYRIMDEYLSGEVGDDQMAMLLMLIRVQNETNEEIAGFVKAFQSRVPDLGADIDWPCYAGKRNDTVSGKPWNLLAAKILADDGYKVLMHGYMDKPSGRTHVETHLDLVGVRSAADPQQAKQILEEDDIAYLPLANFAPEAQTMIGWKHRYGLRTPINTVVRALNPGGGRLGLRGSFHPGFPQLHAEVENVIGNKSHSVISFKGMNGESEYNPKVSQTVWMSSPDKVESFYWEEMMNSDISLPSECVLGTPEDEMELMANTVVDSMTAILFAETHDKTEAYTKAIRLWDAYCAR from the coding sequence ATGAGTAGTATTTTAGAGTGTATTCGTACTGTTGGACGAGGGGAAAGAGGGCGCAAGCCTTTATCGTTCGAACAAGCCTATCGCATCATGGATGAGTATTTAAGCGGTGAGGTCGGCGACGACCAAATGGCAATGCTACTTATGTTGATTCGTGTGCAGAATGAAACCAATGAAGAAATTGCAGGCTTTGTGAAAGCATTTCAATCTCGTGTGCCTGACTTAGGAGCTGACATTGATTGGCCTTGTTACGCGGGTAAGCGTAACGACACTGTGAGTGGTAAGCCTTGGAATTTGCTAGCAGCGAAGATACTGGCTGACGATGGTTACAAGGTATTGATGCATGGCTACATGGATAAGCCAAGTGGACGTACACACGTAGAGACTCACCTCGATCTTGTTGGTGTACGCAGTGCAGCTGATCCGCAACAGGCCAAGCAAATTCTGGAAGAGGATGATATTGCTTACTTACCTCTCGCTAACTTTGCGCCGGAAGCTCAAACGATGATCGGCTGGAAACACCGTTACGGTTTGCGTACGCCAATCAACACTGTGGTTCGTGCATTAAACCCTGGCGGCGGTCGTTTAGGTTTGCGTGGCAGTTTCCACCCTGGTTTCCCACAACTTCATGCTGAAGTAGAGAATGTGATTGGCAATAAATCCCACTCGGTGATTTCATTTAAAGGCATGAACGGCGAGTCGGAATACAACCCTAAGGTTAGCCAAACGGTGTGGATGAGTTCTCCTGATAAGGTCGAATCTTTCTATTGGGAAGAGATGATGAACTCTGATATTTCATTGCCGAGTGAGTGTGTTCTGGGCACGCCGGAAGATGAGATGGAATTGATGGCAAACACTGTTGTCGACAGCATGACGGCGATTCTTTTCGCTGAAACGCACGATAAAACCGAAGCCTACACAAAAGCCATCCGCCTTTGGGATGCGTACTGTGCTCGCTAG
- a CDS encoding DUF1887 family protein: MAVHVGIIDQDPIRLLTPLLDNRTVSTHIVFIGDKNQVSMYKRLDSVLQKRDITSEFFEIPTIVNTSVIKESIQTLAEDLKARGQEVKLNASCGLRHRLLSVYEVFRTYHWPIFVVEPNSDKLCWLYPNGKEDAQVQDRITIDDYLTVFGARGEFSDVQLSPQLDQKLYELGERWASNALELGPGLATLNYLATTCRKEQKLDVGLSEKQQGYRELNMLLSDLVEAKIATYDNGILTFANEDARRFSNGEWLETLVHSTVKQIQDDMPTIQDRSLNVQVYRQLGEREVRNELDVASVVNNKLHIIECKTKGMRDDGDDTLYKLESLRDLLGGLQARAMLVSFRPLRHNDITRAEDLGLALIGPDELKDLKTHLTAWFTAAGGNEDLEY, from the coding sequence ATGGCTGTTCATGTTGGCATTATCGATCAAGACCCCATTCGCTTGCTCACCCCTTTACTTGATAACCGAACGGTCAGCACTCACATCGTGTTTATCGGCGACAAAAATCAAGTCAGTATGTACAAACGTTTAGACAGCGTTTTGCAGAAGCGCGACATTACCAGTGAGTTTTTCGAAATTCCGACCATCGTAAACACGTCCGTTATCAAAGAATCTATCCAAACCCTTGCCGAAGACCTCAAAGCACGCGGCCAAGAAGTGAAGCTCAACGCAAGTTGTGGCCTACGTCACCGCCTACTTTCTGTTTACGAAGTATTCCGCACTTACCACTGGCCAATCTTCGTGGTTGAACCAAACAGCGACAAGCTTTGCTGGCTTTACCCAAATGGCAAAGAAGACGCTCAAGTTCAAGACCGCATTACTATCGACGACTACCTAACGGTATTTGGTGCTCGTGGTGAATTCAGCGATGTACAGCTGTCTCCGCAACTTGATCAGAAACTTTATGAACTGGGTGAGCGTTGGGCAAGTAACGCACTCGAACTAGGCCCTGGCCTTGCGACCTTGAACTACCTAGCAACGACCTGCCGTAAAGAACAGAAACTTGATGTTGGACTATCTGAGAAGCAACAAGGCTACCGTGAACTGAACATGCTACTGAGCGATTTGGTTGAAGCTAAGATTGCGACTTACGACAACGGTATTTTGACCTTTGCCAACGAAGATGCACGCCGCTTCTCAAACGGTGAATGGTTAGAAACTCTGGTTCACAGCACAGTGAAACAAATTCAAGATGACATGCCTACGATCCAAGACCGTTCGTTGAATGTTCAGGTATACCGTCAACTTGGTGAGCGTGAGGTTCGAAACGAGCTTGATGTTGCATCAGTAGTGAACAATAAGCTACACATCATCGAATGTAAGACCAAAGGCATGCGTGATGATGGTGATGACACCTTGTACAAACTGGAATCGCTGAGAGACCTGCTAGGTGGCCTACAAGCCCGTGCAATGCTGGTGAGCTTCCGCCCTCTTCGCCATAACGACATCACTCGAGCAGAAGATCTTGGTCTTGCATTGATTGGCCCTGACGAACTGAAAGATCTTAAAACACACCTAACGGCATGGTTTACAGCGGCTGGCGGTAATGAAGATCTAGAGTACTAA
- a CDS encoding peptidyl-prolyl cis-trans isomerase, translating to MITFTTNFGDIEIELNLEKAPVTSKNFLKYCQDGFYEGTTFHRVIEGFMIQGGGHTIDMTEKPTRAPIVNEANRGLKNVIGSVAMARTDAPHSATAQFFINLDDNDFLDHTSTTNAGWGYAVFGKVSAGMDVVNKIAAAPTTIRWGHEDVPCEDIVISKVTIND from the coding sequence ATGATTACTTTCACCACCAACTTTGGCGATATCGAGATTGAACTCAACCTTGAGAAAGCACCAGTAACCTCGAAAAACTTCCTGAAATACTGCCAAGATGGCTTCTATGAAGGCACGACATTTCACCGTGTTATCGAAGGTTTTATGATTCAAGGTGGCGGCCACACTATCGACATGACAGAAAAGCCAACGCGTGCACCTATTGTCAACGAAGCGAACCGTGGCCTAAAGAACGTGATTGGCTCTGTAGCAATGGCTCGTACCGACGCACCACATTCGGCAACGGCGCAGTTCTTTATCAACCTTGATGACAACGATTTTCTAGACCATACATCGACCACCAACGCTGGTTGGGGTTACGCTGTGTTTGGGAAAGTGTCGGCAGGAATGGATGTGGTAAACAAGATCGCAGCCGCGCCAACGACCATCCGTTGGGGACACGAAGATGTGCCATGCGAAGACATTGTGATCTCGAAAGTTACTATTAACGACTAA
- the udp gene encoding uridine phosphorylase gives MSQAVFHLGVTEADLNGATLAIIPGDPARVQKIAEEMENPVFLASHREYTLYRAELDGKPVVVCSTGIGGPSTSIAVEELAQLGVRTFLRVGTTGAIQPHVNVGDMIVSTGSVRLDGASLHFAPMEFPAVADFEVATAMKAAVEESGAAVHMGVTASSDTFYPGQERYDTFSGRVVKRFQGSMQEWQDMGVLNFEMESATLLTMCASSGLKAGCVAGVIINRTQKETPDHDTLKVTEARSIKVVVEAARKML, from the coding sequence ATGTCTCAAGCTGTTTTCCATTTAGGTGTTACTGAAGCAGATCTTAACGGTGCTACTCTTGCGATCATCCCAGGTGATCCTGCTCGTGTACAAAAAATTGCAGAAGAGATGGAGAACCCAGTATTTCTTGCTAGCCATCGTGAATACACACTTTACCGCGCAGAACTAGACGGCAAGCCAGTTGTTGTATGTTCAACAGGTATCGGTGGTCCTTCTACTTCTATCGCTGTAGAAGAGCTAGCTCAACTGGGTGTTCGCACTTTCCTTCGTGTTGGTACTACTGGTGCTATCCAACCTCACGTAAACGTGGGTGACATGATTGTTTCTACTGGTTCTGTTCGTCTAGACGGCGCTAGCCTGCACTTTGCTCCAATGGAGTTCCCAGCAGTAGCTGACTTCGAAGTGGCAACAGCAATGAAAGCAGCCGTTGAAGAGTCTGGCGCTGCAGTTCACATGGGCGTAACGGCTTCAAGTGACACTTTCTACCCAGGTCAAGAGCGTTACGACACGTTCTCTGGTCGTGTTGTTAAGCGTTTCCAAGGTTCTATGCAAGAATGGCAAGATATGGGCGTGCTAAACTTCGAGATGGAATCTGCAACGCTGCTAACTATGTGTGCAAGTTCTGGTCTGAAAGCGGGTTGTGTTGCGGGTGTAATCATCAACCGTACTCAAAAAGAGACGCCTGATCACGACACACTAAAAGTAACTGAAGCACGTTCAATCAAAGTGGTTGTAGAAGCTGCTCGTAAAATGCTTTAA